The following coding sequences are from one Pigmentibacter sp. JX0631 window:
- a CDS encoding sigma 54-interacting transcriptional regulator, whose product MNGTYALMGSSAIIRHVQHLVYKVAETNTAVLITGELGTGKDAIAKIIHDKSPRNKNGFVPIKCASMTEESLEHDLFGFDPSSLHAGTQARSGFFLEAEGGTLYIDEVGKLTPKIQVALLKALNEGIIRSVSTKNEIPINVRVICSTSIDLEQLVKRGLFLEDLFYKLSSASIYLPPLRERREDIPILAEYFVQKFNQLKGKKIIGISHDAMNALLQNTWNHNIQELENLIERIVVLKNSGSVDICDLPPRLRNLVTDNIDAFYDRNTNNNQNISQINLSNQNNFNNINQHNLNQFNKISNQNLQNNISYASNILKENSQVNHTPTLSKVNGNHINNAFQNINNNQGNYGNNFQQSQNNAQAHNQLNRSNMFEDIPSEIDQFIKKEIDLGSGIDFYRVVEEFENRLISEALRRTNHNKNRAAQLLSMNRTTLVEKLKKRATSSPIKSETGRVKRNSAFTIFDGLGNENPDFETIDFVNLSSEEGP is encoded by the coding sequence GTGAACGGAACTTATGCGCTTATGGGTTCAAGTGCCATTATTAGGCATGTTCAACACTTAGTTTATAAAGTCGCTGAAACCAATACAGCGGTTTTGATAACAGGTGAATTGGGTACTGGAAAAGATGCTATTGCCAAGATTATTCATGATAAATCACCAAGAAATAAAAATGGTTTTGTTCCAATTAAATGTGCTTCGATGACTGAGGAAAGTTTAGAACATGATTTATTTGGGTTTGATCCCAGTTCGCTCCATGCAGGAACTCAAGCAAGAAGTGGCTTTTTTTTAGAAGCTGAAGGTGGAACTTTATATATAGATGAAGTTGGGAAGCTAACTCCAAAAATTCAGGTAGCACTTCTAAAAGCGCTAAATGAAGGAATAATTAGAAGTGTCAGTACAAAAAATGAAATCCCGATAAATGTTAGAGTAATTTGTTCAACCTCTATTGATTTAGAGCAACTGGTAAAAAGAGGATTATTTTTAGAGGATTTATTCTATAAACTTTCCAGTGCTTCGATATATTTACCACCTTTAAGAGAAAGAAGAGAAGATATTCCTATTTTAGCTGAGTATTTTGTTCAAAAATTCAATCAACTTAAAGGAAAGAAAATAATAGGCATTTCCCATGATGCTATGAATGCGTTGTTGCAAAATACTTGGAATCACAATATTCAAGAACTAGAAAACTTAATTGAACGCATTGTTGTTTTGAAAAATTCAGGCTCTGTAGATATCTGCGATTTGCCTCCGCGATTAAGAAATTTAGTTACTGATAATATTGATGCTTTTTATGATAGAAATACAAATAACAACCAAAACATCTCACAAATAAATTTATCTAATCAAAATAATTTTAATAACATAAATCAACATAATTTAAATCAGTTTAATAAAATTTCTAATCAAAATTTACAAAACAATATTTCTTATGCTTCTAATATTTTAAAAGAAAATTCTCAAGTTAATCACACTCCAACTTTAAGTAAAGTAAATGGTAATCATATTAATAACGCTTTTCAAAATATCAATAATAATCAAGGTAATTATGGAAATAATTTTCAACAAAGTCAAAATAATGCACAAGCGCATAATCAATTAAATAGAAGCAATATGTTTGAAGATATCCCAAGTGAAATCGATCAATTCATAAAAAAAGAAATCGATTTAGGATCTGGAATTGATTTTTATAGAGTAGTGGAAGAGTTCGAAAATAGATTAATATCTGAAGCGTTAAGAAGAACAAATCATAATAAAAATAGAGCAGCTCAGCTTCTTTCTATGAATCGTACAACTTTAGTAGAAAAACTAAAGAAAAGGGCTACTTCATCACCGATTAAAAGTGAAACAGGAAGAGTTAAAAGAAACTCAGCCTTTACTATATTTGATGGTTTAGGAAATGAAAATCCAGATTTTGAGACAATTGATTTTGTTAATTTAAGTAGTGAAGAAGGTCCTTAA
- a CDS encoding sulfatase-like hydrolase/transferase — translation MQRKLKSKISNLSPIKNNFLIIILFIFYDIFVFKKPFSFFLDIFGGRYFVNYFLSIIILISLVIISRSLFKINLIGKFIGSIILFLPLAIQTIHYSFYKTPLSAYGIRFFFSQPALSFQLGFENINFIKIIYFTLFSFIVIYLLNNNLKKYKFNYLINSIAAVFAISLSILCGMNWYLILEYQNATSAFYAAIPETGRSLYFKQLKKDKPNIPKAVLNKKMPNILWIIGESVAKSHMSLYGYHRKTTPNLDLLAEKGDLIPFNNVVSIGPHTLISVPYMLVGKQNIDPEGRIYSSPIIFEYAKARGYNTAFISSQDLRWKNFDQLSGKNIVDYYRAGTDFSSNVSVSKGADDLKVLNESILPHLSEIKPPFLFVAHMDGSHYPYSSHSEKKFKIFFPESNPNGTNAYDNTIVYSDIYLSKLIEEARKKDPNIWIFYTTDHGQSVELAPMDKNVNLPKLSSNANSSDELKNNNIEEKNENIIFNQGYDKEIIHNAFFVVPPKNYHNVILHKQNAPVAQSDIFATILDLLEFNTPVTKIDGLSLLKTIPTDRLRITTGFVVTNDNIPEAQITLPDLSSYFVDFTRKSISFSGNKNVLPFDKAPNEFVRLFDESNNNNSFLSAEN, via the coding sequence ATGCAAAGAAAATTAAAATCTAAAATTTCTAATTTAAGTCCTATTAAAAATAATTTTCTCATTATCATTCTTTTTATATTCTATGATATTTTTGTTTTTAAAAAGCCTTTCTCGTTTTTTTTAGATATTTTTGGCGGTCGATATTTTGTTAATTATTTTCTAAGTATCATAATATTAATATCACTTGTAATCATTAGCAGAAGTCTTTTTAAAATAAATTTAATAGGAAAATTTATTGGTTCAATAATACTTTTTTTACCATTAGCAATCCAGACTATTCACTATTCTTTTTACAAAACTCCATTAAGTGCCTACGGAATCAGATTCTTTTTTAGCCAACCAGCTCTTTCTTTTCAATTAGGTTTTGAAAATATAAATTTTATTAAAATTATATACTTCACATTATTTTCTTTTATTGTTATTTATTTGTTAAATAATAATTTAAAAAAATATAAATTTAATTATTTAATAAATAGCATAGCAGCTGTTTTTGCAATTTCGCTTTCTATTCTATGCGGAATGAATTGGTATCTTATATTAGAATATCAAAATGCTACTTCAGCATTTTATGCTGCAATTCCTGAAACAGGAAGATCTCTCTATTTTAAGCAACTAAAAAAAGATAAACCTAATATTCCAAAAGCAGTATTAAATAAAAAAATGCCTAATATTCTTTGGATTATAGGCGAATCTGTAGCAAAAAGCCACATGAGTCTTTATGGATATCACCGCAAAACAACTCCTAACCTCGATCTCCTTGCGGAAAAAGGTGATTTAATTCCTTTTAATAATGTTGTTAGTATAGGACCGCATACTTTAATTTCTGTTCCCTATATGCTTGTGGGAAAACAAAATATAGACCCAGAAGGGAGAATATATTCATCTCCAATTATTTTTGAATATGCTAAAGCTAGAGGCTACAATACAGCTTTTATAAGTTCACAGGATTTACGCTGGAAAAACTTTGACCAATTAAGTGGAAAAAATATCGTTGATTATTATCGTGCAGGAACAGATTTTAGTAGTAACGTCAGTGTCTCAAAAGGAGCCGATGATTTAAAAGTACTCAATGAAAGTATTTTACCCCATTTAAGTGAAATTAAACCTCCCTTTCTGTTTGTTGCTCATATGGATGGTAGCCATTACCCTTATAGTAGCCATTCTGAGAAAAAATTTAAAATATTTTTTCCTGAAAGCAATCCTAACGGAACAAATGCTTACGATAATACTATTGTTTATTCTGACATTTATTTAAGTAAACTTATTGAAGAAGCTAGAAAAAAAGATCCTAATATTTGGATCTTTTATACAACAGATCATGGGCAATCTGTTGAACTTGCTCCAATGGATAAAAATGTTAACTTGCCAAAATTATCTAGTAATGCTAATAGTAGTGATGAATTAAAAAACAATAATATTGAAGAAAAAAATGAAAATATTATATTTAATCAAGGATATGATAAGGAAATTATTCATAATGCATTTTTTGTTGTCCCACCAAAAAATTATCATAATGTAATTTTGCACAAACAAAATGCCCCAGTAGCACAATCTGATATTTTTGCAACAATACTTGATTTATTAGAATTTAATACTCCAGTTACAAAAATAGATGGCTTGTCTTTATTAAAAACAATACCTACTGATCGTTTAAGAATAACAACTGGCTTTGTAGTTACAAATGATAATATTCCTGAGGCACAAATTACTTTGCCAGATTTATCTTCTTATTTTGTAGATTTTACCAGGAAAAGTATAAGCTTTTCAGGGAATAAAAACGTTCTGCCTTTTGACAAAGCTCCTAACGAATTCGTCCGTCTATTTGATGAAAGTAACAATAATAATTCTTTTTTATCAGCAGAAAATTAA
- the rpsR gene encoding 30S ribosomal protein S18, with the protein MAVSTVKKKRRYSRPKRTLDPQITFDYKDTQLLRRFVTEHGKIVPRRISGASAQQQRALTLAVKRARTMAILSYGQGSDAR; encoded by the coding sequence ATGGCAGTATCCACAGTAAAGAAAAAACGTCGCTATTCTAGACCAAAGCGTACGCTAGATCCGCAAATTACTTTTGACTATAAAGACACTCAGTTACTTCGCCGTTTCGTAACAGAACACGGTAAAATCGTTCCTCGTCGCATCAGTGGTGCAAGTGCTCAACAACAAAGAGCATTAACTCTTGCAGTAAAAAGAGCACGTACTATGGCAATATTAAGTTATGGCCAAGGCAGCGACGCAAGATAA
- the mutS gene encoding DNA mismatch repair protein MutS encodes MTEQNSNDFHKQHYLLSQWQAIGKEFPPHLKPALERLSSEHCSGIAIKQLDSPMMKQFKAAKDEFPDALLFFRMGDFYELFGIDAIIASDLCSLTLTSRDKSSDNPVPMAGVPVVGYKNALKKCVLAGFKVAVCDQVEDPRQAKGIVKREITRIATPAVPGDLDDDELNNETKFGCYLASILENKKKYTLAYIDVSTGEFKVTHNLDFLLLSEEIATISPKEILIPQNIKDVIQKIQKSLQLKNQISINFIEKWLINSNESCSELFTEFFQKNDFNRFGLNTVNNSLQAIAAILHYLKSTQKNILKNIQHISVYELNNHLIIDDATKKHLDFFYTSTGEKKGSLFHFLNKCTTASGSRLLLTRLKYPYKNEIEINESFTKVSDILETENLIHDLTEILRQTADIERLLAKIAQRNIDPKGLAWLRHTLQLLPELHALLVNKNSTKLLGNIFSNNNLIKLLEPLTRLLEKAFVSEPASILGKGGDIFNLGFSKELDIAINLTHNFNKMLEELEKKEKDSSQIQTLKIGYTGAFGYYFEISKGKTAQAPKHFIRKQTLTNCERYITPELKDLEEQALSAGDKRIILEKELFEDIRQKCLEYSQYLSETASIIAEIDLCLNFAKLANTYQWCKPTIISEPYIHLKKSTHPILAQNLSSAEPFIPNEIKLGSKLGNDNQTQPLLHLITGPNMAGKSTLMRQVALTQILSQMGSFVPAAEAEIGIADRIFTRIGSADHALKNQSTFMVEMLETANMLKFATPKSLLLLDEIGRGTSTYDGLSLAWSILEYLHDIVQARTLFSTHYHELYEVTKEKTNIQPMFMEVSEIIEKNKILFTRRYLQGSAGKSYGIHVAALAGLPQTVISRAEDVLNGLEQTNLKSFSHVEHSAIPTKSVENSEISTKETETGQSNSDISLNNTYVIEIIKKLDLNEITPKDSLFLLYQLKDIIEKNTEVKPEITGKDLLKNFLKQNQNGKKSKEVSRLPEQTLF; translated from the coding sequence ATGACCGAACAAAATAGCAACGACTTTCACAAACAACATTATCTTCTCTCTCAGTGGCAAGCTATTGGAAAAGAATTTCCTCCCCATTTAAAACCCGCTTTAGAGCGTTTGAGTAGCGAACATTGCTCCGGAATTGCAATAAAACAATTAGATTCTCCAATGATGAAACAATTTAAAGCAGCAAAAGATGAATTTCCTGATGCTTTGCTTTTTTTTAGAATGGGAGATTTTTACGAACTGTTTGGAATTGATGCTATTATAGCTTCTGATTTATGTTCTTTAACTTTAACTTCTAGGGACAAAAGTAGTGACAACCCTGTCCCAATGGCTGGTGTACCAGTTGTAGGTTATAAAAATGCCTTAAAAAAATGTGTTTTAGCTGGTTTTAAAGTCGCTGTCTGTGATCAAGTTGAAGATCCAAGACAAGCGAAAGGAATTGTCAAAAGAGAAATTACCCGTATTGCTACTCCAGCCGTACCTGGTGATTTAGATGATGACGAGTTAAATAACGAAACAAAATTTGGGTGCTATTTAGCTAGTATTTTAGAAAATAAAAAAAAATATACTTTAGCATATATCGATGTATCAACAGGAGAATTTAAAGTAACACATAATTTAGATTTTCTTCTTTTATCGGAAGAAATCGCTACTATTTCTCCCAAAGAAATTTTAATTCCGCAAAATATAAAAGATGTAATTCAAAAAATTCAAAAATCTTTACAATTAAAAAATCAAATTTCAATAAATTTTATAGAAAAATGGTTAATTAATTCAAATGAAAGTTGTTCCGAATTATTCACTGAATTTTTTCAAAAAAACGATTTTAACAGATTTGGGTTAAATACTGTAAACAACAGTCTGCAAGCAATAGCTGCTATATTGCATTATTTAAAAAGCACTCAGAAAAATATTCTAAAAAATATCCAGCACATCTCTGTTTATGAATTAAATAATCATTTAATTATTGATGATGCCACAAAAAAACATTTAGATTTTTTTTACACATCTACAGGTGAAAAAAAAGGAAGCTTGTTTCATTTTTTGAACAAATGCACAACAGCATCAGGAAGCAGATTGTTACTAACAAGATTAAAATATCCATATAAAAATGAAATAGAAATCAATGAATCTTTCACTAAAGTTAGTGACATTTTAGAAACAGAAAATCTCATTCATGATTTGACAGAAATATTAAGACAAACTGCAGATATTGAAAGGTTACTAGCGAAAATTGCGCAAAGAAATATTGACCCTAAAGGGTTAGCTTGGTTGCGTCACACCTTGCAATTGTTACCAGAACTTCATGCTCTATTAGTAAATAAAAATAGTACAAAACTTCTTGGAAATATTTTTTCTAATAATAATTTAATAAAATTATTAGAGCCTTTAACTAGACTATTAGAAAAAGCATTCGTATCTGAACCTGCAAGCATTTTAGGAAAAGGTGGAGACATTTTTAATCTCGGTTTTTCTAAGGAATTAGATATTGCAATAAATTTAACTCATAATTTTAATAAAATGCTTGAAGAGCTTGAAAAAAAAGAAAAAGATTCTTCCCAAATTCAAACATTAAAAATTGGATATACAGGAGCATTTGGATACTATTTTGAAATTTCAAAAGGAAAAACTGCGCAAGCACCTAAACATTTTATCCGCAAACAAACTCTAACAAATTGTGAAAGATATATAACTCCTGAGCTAAAAGATTTAGAAGAACAAGCTCTCAGTGCTGGCGATAAAAGAATTATATTAGAAAAAGAATTATTTGAAGATATTAGGCAAAAATGTTTAGAATATTCACAATACTTATCTGAAACAGCAAGCATTATTGCTGAAATAGATCTTTGCTTAAATTTCGCAAAATTAGCAAATACATATCAATGGTGCAAACCAACAATTATTAGTGAACCATACATTCATTTAAAGAAAAGTACTCACCCCATTCTTGCTCAAAATTTATCCTCTGCTGAACCTTTTATCCCAAATGAAATTAAATTAGGCAGCAAACTTGGTAATGATAATCAAACACAGCCTTTGTTACATTTGATTACAGGCCCGAATATGGCAGGAAAAAGTACATTAATGCGACAGGTTGCTTTAACCCAAATTTTAAGTCAAATGGGTAGTTTCGTTCCTGCTGCTGAAGCTGAAATAGGAATTGCTGATAGAATTTTCACCCGGATTGGTTCAGCTGATCATGCACTAAAAAATCAATCAACGTTCATGGTTGAAATGTTAGAAACTGCAAATATGCTGAAATTTGCCACTCCAAAAAGCTTACTTTTGTTAGATGAAATAGGTAGAGGAACATCAACCTATGATGGTCTTTCATTAGCTTGGTCTATTCTTGAATATTTACACGACATTGTGCAAGCAAGGACTTTATTTTCAACCCATTATCATGAACTTTACGAAGTCACCAAAGAAAAAACCAATATTCAGCCAATGTTTATGGAAGTATCTGAAATTATAGAAAAAAATAAAATTTTATTTACTCGACGCTATTTACAAGGAAGTGCTGGAAAAAGCTATGGAATCCATGTTGCAGCCTTAGCTGGTTTACCACAAACTGTAATTTCTAGAGCAGAAGATGTTCTGAATGGTTTAGAACAAACAAATTTAAAATCATTTTCGCATGTTGAGCATTCCGCTATCCCAACAAAATCAGTCGAAAATTCTGAAATATCAACAAAGGAAACAGAAACCGGACAAAGTAATTCGGATATTTCCTTAAACAACACATATGTAATTGAAATTATTAAGAAATTAGATTTAAATGAAATAACACCAAAAGACTCTCTCTTTCTGCTTTATCAACTAAAAGATATTATTGAAAAAAATACGGAGGTAAAACCAGAAATTACTGGTAAAGATCTTCTAAAAAATTTCTTGAAGCAAAATCAAAATGGAAAAAAAAGCAAAGAAGTCTCACGTCTGCCAGAACAAACTCTCTTTTAA
- the typA gene encoding translational GTPase TypA — translation MTTINGNLRNIAIIAHVDHGKTTLVDKLLQQSGTFAAHQTVAERVMDSMDLERERGITIAAKNASMVYKDVRINIVDTPGHADFGGEVERTLMMVDGAILLVDAAEGPLPQTRFVLQKALQRNLKMILIINKVDRPDARIDEVSNMVQDLFLELSSEDHHLDFPILYASGRNGWASKEKDTQKENLQDLFDTILEHVPPPKVSLEGGAQMLINNLSYNNFLGRLAIGRVERGSLQANQSIVLINKEGKNQQAKVIKVRAYRGLEQVDVESVSAGDIAIVATGLNDLAIGDTIADASNPEALPRIEVDPPTVGVEVSVNTSPMAGREGTYLTSNKLSEFLYKEAMNNVALKIESTNSPEVFILKARGELQIAIVMENLRRSGGECMVGRPKVITKMEGGVELEPVERVVLDVPDNSVGAVTEKLSIRKGRLENMQAFNNGRTRIEFSIPTRGLLGYRSTFLTDTKGEGLMSSYFEGWESSRGNFLSRVNGALISDRSGKTTEYALFGLEERGRLFVSSGEEVYEGMVIGEHSRDSNLDVNPVREKKLTNMRAAGSDDSTKLSPITKPSLETTLDWIEDDDWIEITPKNIRIRKRILAANQRSVSRREKSE, via the coding sequence ATGACAACGATCAACGGAAATTTGCGTAACATCGCAATCATCGCCCATGTTGACCATGGAAAGACAACATTGGTTGATAAATTACTTCAACAATCTGGAACATTTGCAGCACATCAAACCGTTGCAGAACGTGTCATGGATAGCATGGATCTAGAACGTGAACGCGGAATCACAATTGCTGCAAAAAATGCTTCCATGGTGTATAAAGATGTGCGCATTAATATTGTTGATACTCCAGGCCACGCTGACTTTGGTGGAGAAGTTGAAAGAACTCTCATGATGGTTGATGGCGCAATTTTATTGGTCGATGCTGCTGAAGGCCCGTTACCACAAACTCGTTTCGTTTTACAAAAAGCCTTACAACGTAACTTAAAAATGATTTTAATCATCAATAAGGTAGATAGACCTGATGCCAGAATAGATGAAGTATCTAATATGGTTCAAGATTTATTCCTCGAATTGTCCTCGGAAGATCATCATCTTGATTTCCCAATATTGTATGCATCTGGCAGAAATGGTTGGGCAAGTAAAGAAAAAGATACTCAAAAAGAAAACTTACAAGATTTATTCGATACCATTTTAGAACACGTTCCACCGCCAAAGGTTTCTCTTGAAGGCGGAGCGCAAATGTTAATAAACAATTTAAGTTACAATAACTTTTTAGGTCGATTGGCAATTGGGAGAGTTGAAAGAGGATCTCTTCAAGCAAATCAAAGTATTGTTTTGATTAATAAAGAAGGTAAAAACCAACAAGCTAAAGTAATCAAAGTAAGAGCTTATAGAGGTCTAGAACAAGTTGATGTTGAATCAGTTTCTGCTGGAGATATTGCCATAGTTGCAACTGGCTTAAATGATTTAGCAATTGGTGACACTATTGCAGACGCATCTAATCCTGAAGCTTTACCAAGAATTGAAGTTGACCCACCAACTGTGGGTGTTGAAGTGAGTGTAAACACTTCACCAATGGCTGGTAGAGAAGGTACTTATTTAACAAGTAACAAACTTTCTGAGTTTTTATACAAAGAAGCAATGAATAACGTGGCTTTAAAAATTGAAAGCACAAATTCTCCTGAAGTTTTCATATTAAAAGCGAGAGGCGAGCTTCAAATTGCTATTGTGATGGAAAATTTACGCCGTTCTGGTGGCGAATGTATGGTTGGCCGTCCCAAAGTAATTACCAAAATGGAAGGCGGAGTTGAACTAGAGCCTGTAGAAAGAGTTGTTTTAGACGTTCCTGATAATAGCGTTGGAGCTGTAACTGAAAAGCTTTCTATCCGCAAAGGTCGTTTAGAAAATATGCAGGCTTTCAACAATGGTAGAACAAGAATTGAATTTAGTATACCAACACGTGGACTACTTGGATACAGAAGCACTTTTTTAACTGATACAAAAGGTGAAGGACTTATGTCCAGTTACTTTGAAGGTTGGGAATCAAGCCGTGGAAACTTTTTGTCCCGCGTAAATGGAGCACTTATTTCAGACCGTTCTGGTAAAACAACTGAGTATGCTTTGTTTGGACTTGAAGAAAGAGGTCGCCTTTTTGTCAGTTCAGGTGAAGAAGTATATGAAGGTATGGTTATCGGCGAACACAGCCGTGACTCTAACTTAGATGTAAATCCAGTCAGAGAGAAAAAACTTACAAATATGCGTGCAGCTGGTTCTGATGACTCTACAAAACTATCTCCAATAACCAAACCTAGCCTTGAAACTACGCTAGATTGGATTGAAGACGATGATTGGATAGAAATCACTCCAAAAAACATTCGCATTAGAAAGCGAATTTTAGCCGCTAATCAACGCAGTGTGTCTAGAAGAGAAAAATCAGAGTAA
- a CDS encoding glycosyltransferase family 1 protein, producing the protein MSSKQAIMIDARIAIKNSEHGIARHVKELLLNLFKIASGNDKTYFILINNDNVFLDEALPSNFKLIILKNSVFSLKSQIELFFVIKKYKPDIFHSPQFIVPLLSTVPLIATIHDMNHLALGNNYSFIKRFYYQFFLQRKLKKAKAIITVSNFSKQEIIKYFNIKPELIHVIYNGVQNNFKPLNFFSQEKIISVLKKYDLPEKYIFTLGNSKPHKNLAKVLESYCLGNFNLPLVILTNIKEQIEDLKQNYNCNKEIKTLTYVAEEDFPIIYGLSKIFIYVSLYEGFGLPPIEAAACGIPSIVSNTTSLPEIMGNNAIYVDPLKLNEIQAGIEFGLQTESKEVQAIVKNGFTWIQKYSWLEMAKETLHIYDSLQ; encoded by the coding sequence ATGAGTAGTAAGCAAGCTATAATGATAGATGCCAGAATAGCTATTAAAAATTCTGAACATGGTATAGCAAGGCACGTCAAAGAACTTTTATTAAACTTATTCAAAATTGCCTCCGGAAATGACAAAACTTATTTTATACTAATTAATAATGATAATGTATTTCTAGATGAAGCATTACCCTCAAATTTTAAATTAATTATCTTAAAAAACTCTGTTTTTTCTTTAAAAAGTCAAATAGAATTATTTTTTGTAATAAAAAAATATAAACCAGATATTTTCCATTCACCACAATTTATCGTTCCGTTACTTAGTACAGTTCCTTTAATAGCTACCATCCACGACATGAATCATTTAGCTTTAGGTAATAATTATTCTTTTATCAAAAGATTTTATTATCAATTTTTTCTCCAAAGAAAATTAAAAAAAGCAAAAGCAATTATCACAGTTTCAAATTTCTCGAAACAAGAAATTATTAAATACTTTAATATAAAACCCGAATTAATTCATGTAATTTACAATGGTGTTCAAAATAATTTTAAACCTCTAAATTTTTTCTCACAAGAAAAAATAATTAGCGTATTAAAAAAATACGATCTTCCAGAAAAATATATTTTCACTTTAGGCAATAGCAAACCTCACAAAAATTTGGCAAAAGTACTTGAAAGTTACTGCTTAGGTAACTTTAATTTACCTTTAGTTATTTTAACTAATATTAAAGAACAAATAGAAGATTTAAAACAAAACTACAACTGTAATAAAGAAATAAAGACTTTAACTTATGTTGCTGAAGAAGATTTTCCAATAATATATGGTTTAAGCAAAATTTTTATTTATGTTTCTCTATATGAAGGATTTGGACTCCCCCCCATAGAGGCGGCCGCTTGTGGAATTCCAAGTATTGTTAGCAATACAACATCTCTGCCAGAGATTATGGGAAATAATGCTATTTATGTAGATCCTTTAAAATTAAACGAAATTCAAGCTGGAATAGAATTTGGTCTCCAAACAGAGTCTAAAGAGGTTCAGGCTATAGTCAAAAATGGTTTCACTTGGATTCAGAAATATTCTTGGTTAGAAATGGCTAAAGAAACTCTTCACATTTATGATAGCTTACAATAA
- a CDS encoding class I SAM-dependent methyltransferase yields MISIQELETKGINVKSFTSPWLFSNQVIHLDDSVLNEQKIAIVRIKETNKYGIYHKNSLISVRFFSDNFHNFIENNFFTNEKLVEFFYEHLNKLQNNKKHFHFANTEAYRISHGDNDFFPSIAIDFYNSVYVLQISSIVGEFLLPYVTEALLKFTTLPIFERSTGQIRKLENLPERTRWIREGKELNNFLVNCNFANLKIKFYLNKAQKTGLFLDQRNNLKFLEKIIPHSKIEKSLDICSYAGAWSATAAKLGVQDLTLIDQDAWALNLAKENIQLNSIKESQITTLHGDLFEHLQKLNKENYKFDLIIADPPAFAKAKKHVSEASRAYTRLAKLASRLLSDNGILVICSCSRHVNDELFLDSVSKGFDKGNWVLLHKGEQSPCHTRLALNDSSDYLKCYFIQKRVF; encoded by the coding sequence TTGATTTCTATCCAAGAATTAGAAACTAAAGGAATAAATGTAAAATCCTTCACAAGCCCTTGGCTTTTTAGCAATCAAGTTATTCACTTAGATGATTCTGTTTTAAATGAACAGAAAATTGCTATAGTGCGCATTAAGGAAACAAATAAATATGGTATTTATCATAAAAATAGTCTAATTTCTGTTCGATTTTTTTCGGATAATTTTCATAATTTTATAGAAAATAATTTTTTTACAAATGAAAAATTAGTTGAATTTTTTTACGAACACTTAAATAAATTACAAAATAATAAAAAACATTTTCATTTTGCGAATACTGAAGCATATAGAATTTCACATGGTGATAATGATTTTTTTCCTTCAATCGCAATAGATTTTTATAATTCTGTTTATGTATTACAGATCTCATCTATAGTTGGCGAGTTTTTATTACCTTATGTAACAGAAGCGTTACTTAAGTTTACAACACTACCAATATTTGAAAGAAGTACTGGGCAAATTAGAAAATTAGAAAATTTACCAGAACGAACCCGTTGGATTAGAGAAGGAAAAGAATTAAATAATTTTCTTGTAAATTGTAATTTTGCAAATTTAAAAATAAAATTCTATTTGAATAAAGCTCAAAAAACAGGATTATTTTTAGATCAAAGAAATAATTTAAAATTTTTAGAAAAAATAATACCGCATTCTAAAATTGAAAAAAGTTTAGATATTTGTAGTTATGCTGGAGCATGGAGTGCAACAGCTGCAAAATTGGGCGTTCAAGATTTAACTTTAATAGATCAAGATGCTTGGGCTTTAAATTTAGCCAAAGAAAATATCCAACTAAACAGTATAAAAGAATCTCAAATAACAACCTTACATGGAGATTTATTTGAACATTTGCAAAAATTAAATAAAGAAAATTATAAATTTGATTTAATCATTGCTGACCCACCTGCTTTTGCTAAAGCAAAAAAACATGTATCAGAGGCCTCCAGAGCATATACCCGTTTAGCAAAACTAGCTTCACGTTTATTGTCTGATAATGGAATTTTAGTGATTTGTAGCTGTAGTAGACATGTAAATGATGAATTATTTCTAGACTCTGTTTCGAAAGGATTTGATAAAGGTAATTGGGTTCTTCTCCATAAAGGAGAACAATCACCTTGTCATACACGCCTTGCATTAAATGATTCTTCCGATTATCTTAAATGTTACTTTATCCAAAAAAGGGTATTTTAA